One Oncorhynchus mykiss isolate Arlee chromosome 25, USDA_OmykA_1.1, whole genome shotgun sequence genomic window, TCAACTGCCTTGCCCTATCAGAGTAGGCcaagttgttgttgttggttgggTGTTGACCTTTCCTGTAGCTTTTCAGTGCTGTCCCCAGTGTCCAAAACACTACCCTTTACTCACCTGGTCAACATCCTGAACCTCCATTTGTATTCTCAATTTAAAGTCCTCATGTTATTATTGCACTACCATAGTGCGGGGAAAAGCCTTGTCACCGAAGCCAGAGCCAACTACAACTCCTCAAAGTGTTGGATGACTCATAGGGGCAGTGCAGATGACATGTTGCATACCAGAGACACATACCAGAGGTTTTAAAGGACCAGCTTTTCCAGCTATCTAGTCAATGATTATTGTCATGTGTGTATTGTGCTGTTATGTATTTGTCTAAGTCCAATGCCACAACCGAAGTTCCCTATCTTGGAAAAATATGACATTCTATTGAGGATGATGGAGACATCCATAGTGCAGTCCAATCATTTTAAATGCATGGGCTGTTTAGCTAATTTAATCTCAATAGATTACAAGGGGGATATAGTAGTCATATAACTTTCTTACCTGTAAAATGAGCCATTTTAGAAGAGCCTTAACTGTCAGCATATGAGCAACAGCATCACCAGTGACTTGACGTGCAGAAGAAAAAAGATATTCCATCACTGCAGGCTCAGGTttatctgttaaatatatttaaacgGTATACATAACACAATAGTGAGTGTCATAATAATTGATCATATATTTTTACCAGCCACAGATGGAACTATTTTCATCTATATAATTAGTATGTTATTTTTAAGAATGGACATAAATGCATTACATTTGTCTGTTAGTGTTGGGGTTTGGATGTCTCCCTCCCCAGAGAAATGTTCTCCTTTCAGGTTGGTTAGGTCTTCGTTTTCATTGCGAGTGAAACAATCATCATTGATGCAGTTTGTCTTGTCTGTTCCTGCTGGATAACATATAGACATTATGATACcaaatcatttaaaaaacatgTAAGACCTTGTCAATAAATGGTTGTCAGATATAACACTTTGACAACTGCTAACCTTTTCAATATTGACATGCAAAAGACACGGAAGAGACATGCAACCAAAATCAATAAATGTTTCTCATACTACTTGAGTAGTACCTTGattgtcttttatactgacaGGTGCTTTCACTTGGGTGAATCTGTTTTTTATGTTTGACAAGAGTATTTCTAGTTTTCGTAATGACACAAATTTTCTGGATTGGTCTTCATCCTCCAGTACTCCACCAGATGGAGTTTTTGTCTCATCAATGTGATACTGCAGGAGCCTTTCAAAGTCTGATATAATAGCTAGGTCATTATCACCATCATGGCCATCAGTCAAAGTCTCTGAGCTTCCTAGGCTGTAGTCAAGCCACAGGAATTTGTGCTTCCCAAACATGTCCAACAAAGTAGTTATTTCATCTGTGCTGATTTGCTTTTGGATATTCTTGTATTCTTTCAAAAATGCTGTAGCTTTCATCGAGTCTTCTACTGAGGTTGACTGAGACTGTGGTTCTGGTTCATGGAGGTCCAGGTAAGGAAGATCAGGTGGGGGTTCTTGTTCCTCCTCTTCTTGCCCCTTTGGTTCTGGGTCTTCTAAGTCTTTGGAGTCAGTGCTTGGGATCAAAAAGTCCATTGCATTTTCAAAGAAACTCCTAGTACCCTTGTTGACTGATGTGTCTGTAATTTCCTCTTGAGGGGGCCCTACTGAATACTGGTCAGATGGCATGTCTTGATTTTCAAGGGGTTCACTGTGAGAAGTTGATTTGTTCACAATTCCTTCTTGAGTGGGGTCTAGGCCTACTATCTGATCTGATGGCATGTCTTGCTTTTCAGGGGGTTCACTGTGAGAAGTGGAAGTCCCACCCTCTCTTTCAACATTGTGAATAGATTCAATATCCCTATAACTGATTTTCTCAAAATCATCCTGCTCAATCACGTCCACGTTTTCAAAATCCTGCTGCCTATCTTCATCACTAATTGTGCTCTTTACATCTGTTGCTTCTTGATAATTAGACCAACTGTCTGAGAGGAAATTCTCACCTGAATACAATGTATCATGGTCTATTGTTCTCTCTGATTGTGTAATGACATCATAACCTTCATCAGTGGGGGAAAGCTGACTAACTGCATGTGACTGATCAAAGCTATTTCGTCCATCATTGGTTTCCCTATCCTGTAGGCCTAATTCCTGTGCTCTCTCGTTTTCTAGAGTGATCTCATTATACAATCCTTTGGTCCCTTTTGAATGTACTTCCTGGCTACTGACTGATGAGATGTGATTCCTGTCATCTAGCGGCAGATTATTGTCCTCAATTGCTGTCGTCTGGTCACTCGTCATCCCAGATCTATCATTCGGGACGTTTTTCTCATCACTGTCTTTTTGAGATTCATGGGACTCCCTGTGGACATGAATGAAATCTTCTACTGACATGTTTTCTGTGTCTGCCTCCTCAAGGATTTCAGTCTGTCGTTGTTCATTTCCAATTTCTGTCTCAGGGGGAACTAGCTCTGAGCTGTCAGGATACATTTCAATTTTAGCATCAGGTCCGGAACTGCTCTGTGTATTTTCAAAGACATGTGTAGGGAGAGTTGCTTGATCCCCATGGTCTCTCTCAACTTCAACTATTTTCCCTGGTTCtatcccctctgtctcagtaacTTGTTTAGTTGAATCTGCTTCCTCTATCTCAGATGCTTTGTCCACAATATAACGTCCCCCATCATCATTACCTTTATCAGATAGAAGATTGTTACTTGTAGTGTCAGCATTTAGTATAGTTGAGTCTAACACTGGGCCAAGGGTAATGTTTATCATCCCTATGTTATCTACAGGATCGGCCTCAACGTGCCACTCCTTGAAATGATCAGAGGAGGAAAATTCCTCTTGATCAACAACTTCCATTACATTGGAATTACTTTCCTCATAGTTAGAAGATAACCAGTCTTTCAGCAAAACTGAATCTATGTCTCCAAAATGAACATTCTTATCTGGTACCTCTAATGTATTCTCATTCTTGTCCTTACTTTCCCCATCCCCACTTGAGGTAATCAAATGATGTCTTTCCTCTCCTGATACATTTTCAATGACTAGATCAACTCTGACAGGTTCAACTAAAGATAAGTTCAGGATAAGTTCAGCTATGTGAGGGTCCTGGGCATCATGCAGATGGGGGTCGGATGTCTGTGTGAACTCCTCCAGCACTGAAGCATCCTCTGTACCTGGCATGCTTGTCTGACTATATAGCATCCCTACTCTGTCCCCATTGTCCTCTTCTGTTGGGCTCTGAGGCACTAGAATACTGTCGTCTCCTTTCTGATTGGAGGATACCACTTCAATACCTGTAGTGTCAATGTCAATGTCCTCCACCTCAGCATGCATTACAGATGTATCCTCTGATACATTAGGTAGCTCCTCTGTCAGTGTTTCTGCTTTTGTCTGAATAGGAATCGAATCAGAGAGATTTGGAATCCCTGATCCTTCTAAAGCATCCTGACCAACTGAATGATcagtctcaacatcatccagGCTATTTTCAGCAAGGTCAGCAGCAGGACTCTCTTGATGGTGATTAAGGGCATTCGCATCACTATCATGCAAAAGCGCTTCGGGGAGCACAGTTGATATTTTCACATTCTCTTCATTGTCTGGTTTGGGGTCCGACACTATTTGCTTTGGCTCTACATCTCCTTGGGAACTGACAGATTCATTAGTAGTGACGTCATCTAGCTCTAATCTACCTGCAGAATCGTGCTCATCATTTTCATTGATCTCAGCTATAGATTTTTCACGATCATCTTCAAGATTCACTATTCCGGTTGTGTCCTGTAATTGAGGGTTGTGGGACAAAGACATATACTTGCTATTTCCAAGTAGCTGTTTGAATGCCTCCAGCATTTCATTACTGTCGTCTGtgtgatttctgtcatttagCGGCAGATTACTGTCCTCATTTGCTGTCGTCTGGTCATCCGTCATCCCAGATCTATCATTCAGGACGTTTTTCTCGTCACTGTCTTTTTGAGATTCATGGGACACCCAGTGGACATGAATGAAATCTTCCCCTAACATGTTTTCTGTGTCTGCCTCCTCAAGgatttctgtctgtctttgttcATTTCCTGTTACTGTCTCAGGGGGAACTAGATCTGAGCTGTCAGGATACATTTCAATTTTAGCATTGGGTCCGGAATTGCTCTGTGTATATTCAAAGACATGTGTAGAGAAAGTAGCTTCATCCCCGTGGTCTCTCTCAACTTCAACTATTTTCTTTGGTTCtatcccctctgtctcagtaacTTCATTAGTTGAATCTGCTTCCTCTATCTCAGATGCTTTGTCCACAATATAACGTCCCCCATCATCATTACCTTTATCAGATAGAAGATTGTTACTTGTAGTGTCAGCATTTAGTATAGTTGAGTCTAACACTGGGTCAAGGATAATGTTTATAAACCCTATGTTATCTATGGGATCGGTCTCAACGTGCCACTTCTTGGAATGATCAGAGGAGGGAAATTCCTCTTGATCAACAACTTCCATCTCAGCTATAGCTTTTTCAGGATCAACTTCAAGATTCACTATTCCGGTTGTGTCTTGTAATTGAGGGTCGTGTGACAAAGACATATACTTGCTAGTTTCAAGTATTTTATTGGCACTCTGAACCTTATCTATATCTAATGGAGGGGGATGTGGAACCTCATTGCTGTCATTACCATCATTATCATCCTTCCTACCCACAGAAGCCTCAGTAGAATCATATGGGATAGCCGTCTGAGAAGTTAGGGAGGTCTCTGTATCTCCATCTGCTTCTGCCGGTTTTATATCTGTTACCTCATCACTTTGGGCATTTTTATAATTGTTAGTTGTATCGGCCTGAAACGGTGATACCAGAGTGTCAAACATGGATGAGAACACAGACTGTGACTCTGTTTCTGACTGAAGGCTGATATCTTTATCCTCTTCATCCTCAGCTATAAgtatatcctcctcctcctcaacataACCCTGTTCTCCATAAAGGCCTACAATATTGTTATAGATGCtaccataccaccctgcatcttCCTCTTTTCTTAACTCACCATCTTCTTCCTGACTATGACGGTCCATTTGGTTATAATCCTTGTCCTTAATCcttgtctctgttctctctgcctTCTTACCAGTGGTATCTTCTCTCTGGTGCTCTGTTTCTTTTATTTGCTCCACTGTGGCATCATGATGAGACTGACTTGTGCCAAGGTCCTGTGGGTCTATTGTGCCTGTCGATTCATCTCTGCCTGCTGCTTCTATTCTCTCTTCAACCTTATCCTGATTAGATTGACCAAAATGTAAGACATCTCTAATGCCAATATTCAGCCAGGAGTTAGAGGGTGGGGGTTTCTCTTCCACTTCCTTTTCAATGGGCTTCTCCTCTTCTGGAGCTTTTTGACCAAAACCAAAGGCGCTAGTCAGTCCATCTCCAAACCAGCCAGAGTTTTCAGCATTTTTCTTCTCTTCCTTCAATTGGTTCGCAT contains:
- the ctage5 gene encoding transport and Golgi organization protein 1 homolog isoform X1 → MFIWHNGIQRDMTIQLGTPFHHSFLTTQFHCGPFYMTGLSRVDMAASQIYIWTFTIFLFPTLTWGLLSDFKICGDSECESLLSRVRATRDHRGKDCRFLNFKKGDVIFVYHKLSGKRDDLWAGSIDRRFGYFPKYAVKVDEIYASTETEVATQKQDFFCIDEYGSLIDNDSSEWDNEENLVSEFQEIAANDAQDSKTSKDAFLSQSFAQSSDETGNKDAIQVVMEDFLDDTKPEPSEQDGSQWIGSTVTGWLSLGGENSDDNPKEDNPEQDSFRSRKLALDIDANQLKEEKKNAENSGWFGDGLTSAFGFGQKAPEEEKPIEKEVEEKPPPSNSWLNIGIRDVLHFGQSNQDKVEERIEAAGRDESTGTIDPQDLGTSQSHHDATVEQIKETEHQREDTTGKKAERTETRIKDKDYNQMDRHSQEEDGELRKEEDAGWYGSIYNNIVGLYGEQGYVEEEEDILIAEDEEDKDISLQSETESQSVFSSMFDTLVSPFQADTTNNYKNAQSDEVTDIKPAEADGDTETSLTSQTAIPYDSTEASVGRKDDNDGNDSNEVPHPPPLDIDKVQSANKILETSKYMSLSHDPQLQDTTGIVNLEVDPEKAIAEMEVVDQEEFPSSDHSKKWHVETDPIDNIGFINIILDPVLDSTILNADTTSNNLLSDKGNDDGGRYIVDKASEIEEADSTNEVTETEGIEPKKIVEVERDHGDEATFSTHVFEYTQSNSGPNAKIEMYPDSSDLVPPETVTGNEQRQTEILEEADTENMLGEDFIHVHWVSHESQKDSDEKNVLNDRSGMTDDQTTANEDSNLPLNDRNHTDDSNEMLEAFKQLLGNSKYMSLSHNPQLQDTTGIVNLEDDREKSIAEINENDEHDSAGRLELDDVTTNESVSSQGDVEPKQIVSDPKPDNEENVKISTVLPEALLHDSDANALNHHQESPAADLAENSLDDVETDHSVGQDALEGSGIPNLSDSIPIQTKAETLTEELPNVSEDTSVMHAEVEDIDIDTTGIEVVSSNQKGDDSILVPQSPTEEDNGDRVGMLYSQTSMPGTEDASVLEEFTQTSDPHLHDAQDPHIAELILNLSLVEPVRVDLVIENVSGEERHHLITSSGDGESKDKNENTLEVPDKNVHFGDIDSVLLKDWLSSNYEESNSNVMEVVDQEEFSSSDHFKEWHVEADPVDNIGMINITLGPVLDSTILNADTTSNNLLSDKGNDDGGRYIVDKASEIEEADSTKQVTETEGIEPGKIVEVERDHGDQATLPTHVFENTQSSSGPDAKIEMYPDSSELVPPETEIGNEQRQTEILEEADTENMSVEDFIHVHRESHESQKDSDEKNVPNDRSGMTSDQTTAIEDNNLPLDDRNHISSVSSQEVHSKGTKGLYNEITLENERAQELGLQDRETNDGRNSFDQSHAVSQLSPTDEGYDVITQSERTIDHDTLYSGENFLSDSWSNYQEATDVKSTISDEDRQQDFENVDVIEQDDFEKISYRDIESIHNVEREGGTSTSHSEPPEKQDMPSDQIVGLDPTQEGIVNKSTSHSEPLENQDMPSDQYSVGPPQEEITDTSVNKGTRSFFENAMDFLIPSTDSKDLEDPEPKGQEEEEQEPPPDLPYLDLHEPEPQSQSTSVEDSMKATAFLKEYKNIQKQISTDEITTLLDMFGKHKFLWLDYSLGSSETLTDGHDGDNDLAIISDFERLLQYHIDETKTPSGGVLEDEDQSRKFVSLRKLEILLSNIKNRFTQVKAPVSIKDNQAGTDKTNCINDDCFTRNENEDLTNLKGEHFSGEGDIQTPTLTDKYKPEPAVMEYLFSSARQVTGDAVAHMLTVKALLKWLILQVLSSLPDDIKPGPDLYGLPWEAVIVTALLGLGTLLLFSCRFYQCIKSRLYSSKERRMGLKVAELLDEKCKVLETLSEVQQNYEELETALRNSGVLAHVAERENLEVMSQRLKQSNTQLGNDIEKLKEDLNIQRARRLQQEETIADMQETLKTLEEETRDLKSQTEQAQTTLKIFDMNSERNQNNLEAAKEEKVLLQEKNGQLVQEAEGWGERMSELEEEMRMCESSYTGMLQDATNKDERIKSLTDCLLKMKDWDPVLEDGANREERSGTQGTENGEGHDNHQRRRIQKLIHAAKMNADLKSVDEDKDRVFAKLADEVKAKEDLQEGIKKLENEKASLQTDSEKYTGQVQKLQQKLQIMTEMYQENELKLHRMLTVEERERLQKDEKLTKADKSITLAVEELNSYRQRAQDLEDELEKTNHAYKTQITSQEKKAHNNWLAARGADRDLAEVKRENAHLRQKLTDTQFKLDVVEKDPYTLDNMDRPLFRGERSPYGPSPLHRPASENRAFLSPPTLMDGPLRLSPNFPPVGPGGRVSRGLLDPPGGVDSDRSGGPHSDSGSISPTWERDRRGPPIHPPGYMYLDPGLPYRRPLPGALPMGPLPPRGPGPAEPHSFGHQPDSSFMGNSMGPGENERDSHLSAPGDLRDMRMGPPLLVPPGMGPLPPMDHRDPYFARKGPYGPPDFFSPRGPAPMGMRGPPPPGMFGRVPPPPPQHMGYPPMRPHPDSFPPGPPPRPSPPGSEVSSDQSPSPHDVI